A genome region from Flavobacterium sp. CFS9 includes the following:
- a CDS encoding S41 family peptidase has translation MNNKTPLLLFTFLSLILFSATIQAQNLQKTMKDSLALYNKMLSAKELQEDLKILRTINDKANSGLYQYHSKKQVDSIYNSAFKSIQKPMRVIDFYKIMLRLSDYEGSLHNYTIPDLDLINFLNRQKSFFPFPLVYINGQIIFDGQASDIPPGSRIKSINGISDTKLMRSFYKYYTTDGHHVAQKLSASVNKSFGLNYLLEYGLCDEFMVEYSTPKSESLQKTVLRAVTLKERTANLKNRFSAPVTDLLDYKKQSPYSFRMINPATGLLNLRFFGMAYGADDPKFKPYVRFLDSIFTQLDKNKVANLIIDVRNNPGGSDPNFEQPVMYLTDKSFKENEKATIIFDPGVLPLEKYFWGISTSERMDSTALKAGKEYLKSLYPVFKNNISIQDQKYNPVYHPKSPLFKGKLYLLINENVASAASHFASLVKGFVDNVTIVGVETVGGYYVHNGHSPLIYELPNSKVKTQFSIVNVVQDAPKKKNQPEGRGIMPDYEVWPTLDDFFKQKDTQMEFTLKLIAK, from the coding sequence ATGAATAACAAAACCCCATTATTACTTTTTACGTTCTTATCCCTGATTCTTTTTTCTGCTACAATTCAGGCGCAGAACCTTCAGAAAACCATGAAGGATAGTTTAGCGCTTTACAACAAGATGCTTTCGGCAAAAGAGTTACAGGAAGATCTTAAAATACTCCGTACAATAAATGACAAAGCGAATTCCGGTTTGTATCAATATCATTCGAAAAAACAGGTAGACAGTATTTACAACAGTGCTTTTAAGAGCATTCAAAAACCGATGAGGGTTATCGACTTTTACAAAATAATGCTTCGTCTGTCGGATTATGAAGGAAGTTTACACAACTATACCATTCCTGATCTCGATCTGATCAATTTTCTGAACAGACAGAAGTCTTTTTTCCCTTTTCCTCTGGTCTATATTAACGGACAGATTATTTTTGACGGTCAAGCATCGGATATACCTCCCGGCTCAAGGATAAAAAGTATAAACGGAATAAGTGACACAAAATTAATGCGCTCTTTCTACAAATATTATACGACAGATGGCCATCATGTTGCCCAAAAATTATCGGCCAGTGTAAATAAATCCTTTGGATTAAATTACCTGCTCGAATATGGTCTTTGTGATGAATTTATGGTAGAATACAGTACCCCAAAATCTGAGTCTCTTCAAAAAACAGTACTTCGTGCAGTAACGCTGAAAGAAAGGACAGCCAACCTTAAAAATAGGTTTAGTGCTCCGGTTACTGATTTACTGGATTATAAAAAGCAATCTCCGTACAGCTTTCGTATGATTAACCCTGCTACAGGTTTGTTGAATCTTAGATTTTTTGGTATGGCTTATGGAGCAGACGATCCTAAGTTTAAACCTTATGTTCGATTTTTAGATAGCATTTTTACCCAACTGGACAAAAACAAAGTGGCTAATCTGATCATTGATGTTCGAAATAATCCGGGAGGCAGTGATCCTAACTTTGAACAGCCTGTAATGTACCTGACCGATAAATCCTTCAAGGAAAATGAGAAGGCTACTATAATTTTCGATCCTGGTGTTTTACCTCTCGAAAAGTATTTTTGGGGTATCTCTACTTCAGAACGAATGGATAGTACTGCTCTAAAAGCGGGAAAAGAATATCTAAAGTCACTGTATCCGGTATTCAAAAACAACATCAGTATTCAGGATCAGAAATACAATCCGGTTTATCATCCTAAATCACCGCTCTTTAAAGGCAAGCTTTATCTTTTGATTAATGAAAATGTGGCATCTGCTGCTTCGCATTTTGCCTCTCTGGTAAAAGGATTTGTGGATAATGTTACTATCGTAGGTGTCGAAACTGTTGGGGGATACTACGTCCATAACGGCCATTCTCCTCTGATTTATGAGCTTCCCAACTCAAAAGTAAAAACACAATTTTCAATTGTAAATGTCGTACAGGATGCTCCTAAAAAAAAGAACCAGCCGGAAGGCCGCGGTATCATGCCTGATTATGAAGTATGGCCTACTCTGGATGACTTTTTTAAACAGAAGGATACGCAAATGGAATTTACGCTTAAGCTTATTGCCAAATAG
- a CDS encoding Lrp/AsnC family transcriptional regulator, translated as MDAIDKKILMLLQQDAKQNTKEIAEKIGLSVSPTFERIKKLEQKQYIKSYVALLDAEKIGKSISVYCQVTLAVHSRELIDAFKQHILVLPEITGCFHVSGNYDFLLKVAVNDMNEYQKFVIDKLSVIKGISNVQSSFVMEEIKNDFAYNL; from the coding sequence ATGGACGCTATAGACAAAAAAATATTGATGCTTTTACAGCAAGATGCGAAGCAAAATACAAAAGAAATTGCCGAAAAAATAGGCTTATCAGTCTCGCCTACTTTTGAGAGAATTAAGAAGCTGGAGCAAAAGCAGTATATCAAAAGCTATGTTGCTTTGCTGGATGCCGAGAAAATTGGAAAATCAATCAGTGTGTATTGTCAGGTTACTTTGGCGGTACATTCACGGGAATTGATTGATGCTTTTAAACAGCATATTCTGGTATTGCCCGAAATAACCGGCTGCTTTCACGTGTCCGGGAATTATGATTTTCTGCTGAAAGTGGCTGTCAATGATATGAACGAATATCAAAAGTTTGTTATCGATAAATTATCGGTTATCAAAGGGATTTCAAATGTGCAAAGTTCTTTTGTGATGGAAGAAATAAAAAATGATTTTGCCTATAATCTATAA
- a CDS encoding histidine decarboxylase produces the protein MTPISESLSIQDNQRLVDLNRYIENARDNFLGYPVSKDFDYSEINHFLKYPINNLGDPFEDCTYKVQTHELEREVVGFFAKLFRANPKDYWGYVTNGGSESNLYGLYLARELYPKAMVYYSESTHYSVRKNIHLLNIPSIVIRSQENGEIDYEDFENTLKLNRHKPAIVLTTFGTTMKEAKDDVSKIKNILKALAIQDSYIHCDAALSGSYGAFMEPRLPFDFMDGADSISISGHKFIGSPIPTGVIITKRSNRDRISKGISYIGSLDTTITGSRNGHSPLFLWFTLKKLGIEGLKKRYLHSLEVAEYCEQRLKDMGIAAWRNPNSITVVFPKIAEEVKSKWQLATEGDISHIICMPNVTKEQIDLFINDVENCIETPEEMAEFNW, from the coding sequence ATGACACCGATCTCAGAATCATTATCCATACAAGACAATCAACGTTTAGTCGACTTGAATCGATACATCGAAAATGCCAGAGATAATTTCTTAGGCTATCCGGTATCCAAAGATTTTGATTATTCGGAAATCAATCATTTTTTAAAGTACCCGATCAATAATCTTGGAGATCCTTTTGAAGACTGCACCTACAAAGTACAAACACACGAACTGGAAAGGGAAGTGGTGGGCTTTTTTGCCAAATTATTCCGAGCCAATCCAAAAGATTATTGGGGTTATGTGACCAATGGCGGCTCTGAAAGTAATTTATATGGCCTGTATCTTGCAAGAGAATTATATCCAAAAGCAATGGTGTATTATTCGGAATCCACCCATTACAGCGTGCGTAAAAACATTCATTTGCTTAATATTCCGAGTATTGTTATTCGTTCACAGGAAAATGGTGAAATCGATTATGAAGATTTTGAAAACACGTTAAAACTGAATCGTCATAAACCGGCTATTGTACTGACTACTTTTGGTACCACCATGAAAGAAGCCAAAGATGACGTCTCAAAAATTAAGAATATTCTAAAAGCATTAGCCATACAAGACAGCTACATTCATTGTGATGCAGCTCTATCCGGAAGTTATGGTGCCTTTATGGAACCGCGACTTCCCTTTGATTTTATGGATGGAGCCGACAGCATTTCCATCAGCGGGCATAAATTTATTGGTTCGCCTATTCCAACCGGTGTTATTATCACGAAGCGCTCTAACAGAGATCGAATCTCAAAAGGGATATCCTATATTGGTTCCTTAGATACTACCATTACTGGATCCAGAAATGGACACTCTCCATTGTTTTTATGGTTTACCCTGAAAAAACTGGGGATTGAAGGATTAAAAAAACGTTATTTACACAGTCTGGAAGTAGCAGAATACTGCGAGCAGCGATTAAAAGACATGGGAATTGCGGCCTGGAGAAATCCAAATTCGATCACCGTAGTTTTTCCAAAAATAGCCGAAGAAGTGAAGTCAAAATGGCAATTAGCAACTGAGGGTGATATCTCTCATATCATTTGCATGCCAAATGTAACCAAAGAACAAATCGATCTGTTTATAAACGATGTAGAAAACTGTATTGAAACCCCGGAAGAAATGGCAGAATTCAATTGGTAG
- a CDS encoding AHH domain-containing protein encodes MNITDSSIQAHHIIPWAKSIHPVIQKAANCKQAFHMNDALNGTPLSTAIHNGSHTHYDNLVEGRLQSIIKQYGPNMTPDQAYKGLTDLISDIKTAIQNSYSKQSKHTDKPVKFLTYEILFYKQFVK; translated from the coding sequence CTGAATATTACTGATTCAAGTATTCAGGCACATCATATAATACCATGGGCAAAGAGTATTCACCCTGTAATCCAAAAAGCCGCAAATTGCAAACAAGCATTTCACATGAATGATGCTCTAAATGGTACTCCTTTAAGTACCGCTATTCATAATGGTAGTCATACGCATTATGATAATTTAGTTGAAGGAAGACTTCAAAGCATTATAAAGCAATATGGTCCAAACATGACTCCTGATCAAGCATATAAAGGATTGACGGATTTAATCAGCGATATTAAAACAGCTATTCAAAACAGCTATTCAAAACAATCCAAACATACCGATAAACCAGTTAAATTTTTAACCTATGAAATATTATTTTATAAACAATTCGTTAAATAA